Within the Caldisericota bacterium genome, the region TGATTATAGGGCAACAGAAGAAAAAGGTTCACTATTGATGGATTTACTTACTGTAGTATTGGTAGTAATGGCTATTTTTGTTGGAGGAATTAGTGCAGGGTTCAACATAGTTAATGAAAAAGAAACGAAAGCTATTTGCGCAATAGCAATATCCCCGTTAAATTTTGGAAAATACATTATTAGCAAATATGCAACATCTCTATTTATTGGATTGTTTGGAACACTGTGCGCAGGCCTAATTCTGATGGGATTAACCATTGACTATGTGAAATTACTGTTAGTAGTAGTTTTTTCTGGGGCAATGGTAATAGCAACTTCAATGTTTTTAGGTGCTTTTGCCGAAAATGAAATGAGTGCATTAGTTCTACTAAAAGTTACAGGATGGCTATATATAATGGTTCCAATATTAACATTCTTTGTAAGTGAAAAATGGCAAGTTATATTTTATCCACTACCGATTTATTGGCAAGTTATGATGATAAAAAATGTTTTTCTTACAGAAGTACAAAAATTTGATTTCTGGTTTTCAGGTGTGATGACATTCGCAACAGGATTTGTGGTGCTTCTAATTTTGGGTAATATTTTCAGAAAAAAAGTTCGCATATGATACAAGGTCGTGTATTGTGGAGACGTTTCATTTAACACATTCTTGAGAGAAACGATTATATTTTTTAGGAGGTGAAAGTTCATGGAATGGTATTGGTGGGCATTAATAGGTGTAGGAGTAGTTAAAATTGTGTATATCCTGATTAAAAGAAGCAGCAAAAAATGAGGGACAAAAGCAAAAAATAATCTGAAAACGGGATAAGGGAGAACA harbors:
- a CDS encoding ABC transporter permease — its product is MRKIWSMIIKDFTVATRDRMMLLIIFYAVILAFVIRIFVPTVESTQVKFAVYEGVGEQVISQIEDFGEVDLFDSAESVYDRVERIDSIAGVVMEGETIQLVFEGNEPEGLIDTYKMILAEITSPEIPIPIDYRATEEKGSLLMDLLTVVLVVMAIFVGGISAGFNIVNEKETKAICAIAISPLNFGKYIISKYATSLFIGLFGTLCAGLILMGLTIDYVKLLLVVVFSGAMVIATSMFLGAFAENEMSALVLLKVTGWLYIMVPILTFFVSEKWQVIFYPLPIYWQVMMIKNVFLTEVQKFDFWFSGVMTFATGFVVLLILGNIFRKKVRI